aatccctaaataataggaactttctaaaaatataaaATTGCTCAAAATTCGCTAAAATTTCAGTGGTAGCTTCCTTGAAGACGCAATGCTCaattttccaaaaccctaaggaaaagacctcaaatctaagtctgaagggcaaaaccctaaaataggcagaacaggttctagacttagccaaattcacTCAAACGACTTGCAGACTTGACCAAATTCATCCCAAAACACTTGCAAACTGAGGATACCAAAGAGACTATCGTGAAAAGACCCAACAAACCAAAGCCAAAAGACCaggaggacctaaaaagtagggggtcccatTTGGAATGGgatgatgtgtgattaggtcacaacagacCTACTCTCAATAATGTTGTGAGCTACATTTCTCGTTTCATGACAACCCCTACAGTTGAACACTGGGTTGCAGTGAAGTGTGTCCTGCGCTATGTCAAGGGCACTTCTGACTTTGGCATTCTGTATGGCAGAAACAAAGATCCTAGGACTCATCTGTTACatagactcagattgggcaagcTTTGTTGATGACAAAAACCTACATTTGGTTATGTCTTCAGTATGGGAATAGGTGTCGTTACTTGGACCAGTAGGAAGTAGCAAGTcgtagctctttcctcgaccgaagcagAATATCGGGGAACTATAAAagcagcttgtgaggcagtttggcttcaaaGGATGCTTGcggacatgcaaatgtctcaagcaaGTCCTCCACCCCTCttttgtgacaatcaaggggtgctcaaacttgcCGAGAATCCAATCTTCCATGAATGCGCCAAGCATGTTGAGATTCACTGTCATTTCATCTGAACGCTCGTTGAAGACGGATTAGTAGAATTGCAGTATGTTCCAACTGAGGATCAAACTGCAGACATCCTCGAGTCTCTGAGCCCGGATAAGTTCATCAAAATTAGGGGacaacttggtgtagttgatagattgacaaTTAAGGGAGGCTGTTAGAATAATATTATTCTATTATTATTAAATGGTCAATAATGTATTTTAGGTGTAATATTAGCTTAATTATATTGTTTCTAATTTCGCACTCAGTGAACGATTGTTTCATTAGGAAACATTGTTTTTGTAATTGCTGATATATGTACATTCAGTTCTTTCAATAAATTATGCAATTACCATATTTTCATATAAGAGGATGTTTTTCAAGATTCATGTTTAAGGCGCTAATGAAGAATAAGAAACATAATCTTTCCATAGTGCATAATAGTGATAGAGAATGCTTCCGGATATAACTGTATAGTAGCTTTTTCCATGATCCATTATCAGGAAGAGGAAAACTAGGAATATCATAATTTTGAGACAATGTTTCCAAACCATCTGATCATAGGCATAAATTGTTGAGGCAAGAGAGCAATGTTCTTACAACTCTAATCAGCAGTCATATTTAATTTGCTGAGCTCTACCTCCACTAGTGCTACATTGCATTTATTATTTTATCTAAGATTCCTTAAAGTACATGTGTACCATAAAAAGTAATTTAGCACttttatcttctccttcttctcctttTATTTGATTTATAACTTCATAAACTTCATCTGAAATGCTTTAGCCATGAAACATTTGTAATACTATGACATGTTTGCTTGTACTGATCGCATAGATCATTGCTCATCATAGTTGCACATTGGCATAATCATTATCCCTTCCATTGTGTACTGTGCTTTCCCTATATATGCAGTCATTTGCATGACTTCAAACATTGTAGCATGAAACCTGCACAGCAATGGCACTGCATGGCCATAGTGCAAGTGGCCTTCAGATATTCAGGTTAAATTTGGAAAATGTGAACACAAGAAAAAAGATAATACTAAACAATTAAAATAAAAGGATTTTGTTTTTCAACAACTTGTGTTTTATTCGTTATGTTTTTCCATTTTATTTAACTTGTGTTTTATTCGTATATTTTTCCATTTTATTCAACAACTTgtgttttattataatttttaactAAACATTTCTTTTCTACTCAAATGTGAGTTTGACTGGTGTGTCAAATGACATGTCTAAATAGGAGTTTAAAATGCATTCTAAAGAAAATTTGCTTCTTTATTTCCAATTAAAAGTAAAAATATAACATAAATCCATTTTTCCATGATGTCATAACTCGATACTAGGCTAGTAGGCAGGTAGGATCCTCGCCAACAATAGGAGAGAAAACACATGACAAGCCCTGCTTCTACACTTTGCTTCAAGATGGAAAAGAATACCTGTTTAGAAAGGCTTATGATCTGAAAATGTAGGGTAACATCATGAGCCTCCTCAGTAAAACAGGTGAGCTGAAGATTCACATTATTAGACCTGTCTCCTGCAGACACACTTTGACTTGAGCCTTCTTTGTTCAAACTGAAAGTAGTTTCTTTGCCACTGCTACTGTCAATCGCACCATCATCTATCATAGGCCTTGAAAAGGATTGATTTTCTAAATCACCATCCAGACACAAATTGGTCTCTGCTGTAGACATCTATCAGCTTTGATTACTACTAGGAAGCTGAGACATATATAATTAGCTCCTAAAGATAACAAGGAAATCAAGTGAGATAAAAATTGCATGGGGGATTGTAACCAGCAACACTAGTTAAAAAGCAGCGTCTTACATGTGCATAGTTATCTTATTCCATTTTCaaacatgcataaacaagtaattgATTCAAGGGATCATAGCTTTGTAACTTCCACTGACTATTGAACACAAGCAAAAGAATATACATAAAATGATGCTTTCCTAATTCTGTCATCAAAAGTGATGGCTTACATGTATCCTCATCCTTGCTATTTTTTATTGACATGGAGAAAAATATATTCTACTGATAAAATGATGTCAAACTACCATAAAGTTACAAGGAATATACAGACATGGTCATTTAATGTGTGTCTGTCCTTCAATAGCATACCCCAAACTCTTCTCTAATTTTCTTCTCATAGCATAATTTCTGGGATGGCCACATAGAATATTGATTACTACCAATAACTAAAATACAAACACTACGTAATTATCATATGACCAAAATATTTTACAAGCTAAAAGAATAATGATATGATACATGTTCATTCATCATTTGTTTCTGCATAGCATGTTGAGATTCACTTTAAGTAAGCATGCCAATTCTGGTTTTAGGGTGGAAAACTGTAATCAGTTCTTTTAAAGCCAAATATATCCAATCTCTGTATTGTGCAATATGCCACTGAGGAAATTTAATCTGCACAACAGATATATTATATGGCTTAAGCATAGTTGGAAAGCATATGATACAATTGAAATACATACTAGGGCTGTATTAATAGTGTCATAGAAAACATTCTCTGTGATACGATGATTCAAAATCCACTGTGGCATCTTTTTGAGATTCTCGTTGGTTTCAACTTTCTAGTTATGAATGCCTTATTGACTTCAAGTTCAGTTTTGATCACCTACAAATAGCCTTTATGCTTGATTATATTTTCAAGTAAATTCCAACACAGCGATATCATGTCCATAATATCATATTTAATGTGCATAATCTATGTACAGAAGCATTTTAAAGAGGAAGGTAAAAAGCTTTGTTTCATGGAGTCTTGAGACAGGGGACAGGCCTTGGGGATGAGGGAGCCAAGGGCCTAGAGTTGGGGGCAGTCGTGGGATGGTGGCTAGTGGAGGTTTGGGGGTGGAGTCCCCAGTAGGTTCTAGAGGCATGTCTTGTCCCCATTTCCTTGAGGccaacttgcaaaataaaattaaataaataaaagtgttttTGAACATTGATAgctatttaatataaaatattaaaaaaaattaaattttgaaagtgGAGAATTGGCACCCAAGGTAATAGGTCAGTCTAGACCTATTTGTTTTCACACACCTCATGTAGGATTGGGTATTTAAATGAGTTTTTCTGTTCACTGGGCATTATGAAAAGGGTTTTAGAGCGAATTTTCTTCTGTAGCAGCATTCAGGATGAAAACCCTGATGTTGTTAAGCAGGTTGGGACGAAACCCCTGACCTGAGTTCTTCAAGCATTCATCTCTGCCATTGCCATTCATATATTTTTGATGTCAAGCAGGTGTTAATTGCAGGTTTCATCAAGGCATGAGCTGTGGGAGGCAAATCTACTCCAAGGCGGCTTCACTATTGAAGTGTGAGTCTAGGCCCAGGGTTGGACTTGGTGCATTGCTAGAGGGTAAACTTCAGTACAGTCCACCATACTTCCTGCCACCTGACCGATTTTCCTATGCAATGCATGATGCAACAGCAGATTGCAGACCACATTAGTGCCAACAAGTGACACCTTGAGCAGCAGACCCAGGAGGCCGAATCTCGCTCTGGATGCCCAGTTTGGTGGAGGGttgtcacacacacacactcattaAGCTAAAACAAGATCTGGATACCCGCCAGCATTCAACAGGAGGATATAACTATTGCCCAGACTCATTCCAGATCGTCTGCCTGCACAAGATCTACAAATCGGAGGAAGTCAAATTGAGGTTTGCATGTCATGCCCCCGTGATGACACTATTCATGACCTACCTTAAAGAAGAACGAATGAATAATAGATGAGAAAAATTGTCTTATTAAATAAGTCTTCACAATTTTTCTAAGACGCAGTCCAAGGTAGACGGAAGAGATCTCTATTCGCGTTGAATCTCCTAGGCCAGCACAAGAAGCCTCAAGGGAATTTATCGATCAATCAAACATAGACATGCAGTTTACAAAGAACATCTATTGGGAAGTTCACGAGCCTGACCTTGGCAGCAAACCAGAAGTAAATATCGTTGTGAAGTGGTAGAAGGAAAATAACGTATTGACATGTTCAGTCAAGAATAGGAGGCGCAAGTGATTGGCATTAGAATGCGAAGAGGATTTGAGGGGAACCACCAATACATTCAATCAGGCCTCTACAATCTATGGTGTTTGTGACACTACATTTCTGTATTGTATGCACACAGGGTGTTCAATATTATCAACATTCATAATAAGGAAGGCACACTTTCAAATAATGATTGATAGGGAGCAATAAGGAGAATCTTGTATCAGCAGCAATTCCCATTCCCATGAATTGATTCTATTCCAACCCAAAAACACTCACAGATATCAAGGGTGTGGGAGTTGGGAACAAATTAGTTAAGGAGCATAATAAAAGGGTAAGGGATACGAAGGGAAGAGATACCTCTCTTTTGGAAAGGTACACCTGAAACAAGAGACATCCGTGCTGTCTTAAGAATATATAAGCCAAGTTATTATCAGGGAGGAAGGGAGTAGATTGGACATAAGTAATCAGATTTTCAGATACACAACCATTGCGCATAACACTTGAGAATCATTAGAAAATCATTAAAATATATCAAATCAGTCCAGAAGATAGAACCATTCAAAGCAAGTCAAATCCATTAAGCAGATCACACCGCAAAATCATTTCCCATAAGATAGGGAACAGCAATTGCAAGGGGAACCCAGTTCAATTCATCACAGCAGAATTCTAAttatttcagattattacaaagtTGCATAAACATGGATACGGTATCAaatatggatacggctggatacaacattcataaaaaacacaaacacatatatttaacacaattttccaagttattagaggatattttcattacttcaaaagcaatatagagttagacacataattgctacataaataataaataattataagttcATTTAATAATTTACAATATGCAAGAAACTTAATTGCTACATTAATTAATTAGAAGTTGATTTAATTTTTTACAATATGCAagaatagtagagttgcattgtaAGTTTACACaaaaaaatgggttgctgaaatgcatgaatgaagttttttaaaattaaattcagGAAGATTTAtgccaaaattttaaaaaatcaaatcacatagtatctGGGATGGTTGGAAAATCAGGGTTTCTTGGGCACGTGTGGGTACGATAATGACATGTATCTGGGTTGTATCGGATATGTATCCATTTCCCATATGGGGATACCCATGCCCAAGGAGGGACAAAGGAACATATATTCAATGGTATACTTGGAATTTCTTCTAATCATTgtcttatatatgtatacatgttgttTATGCATAATAAAGAATGTTAAGTATATGTTCTTATGATAGAATATAAAATGTGCTTGATTGACCGAAACCCACCTTGTAGGAAGGGCCTGGGGTGTAACCAAGAGGGGTATACAAGGCTAAGTAAGTAGGCTGTTCTACAGTTGACCGTGATGGCTCCTAGGACCAGAGGGCACTTACGTAGAGAGCGAAGTAACCCACTTACGTAGAGAGCGAAGTAACCCACTTACGACCCCCACCCAACTCCACAAGATGGCAAGTGTCTTTAGGAGATGAGACATTGATAGGGAAAGCAGGTACAAGCTGCCAAGCAAGCAAGAGGGTTGTGGAAAACATACACTcttgggcttggtgtagaaatgactTCGGGCAAACACATCATTTCTCTTCCTCCAAACCTAATATGCTTGTGTAGTATTATTCATAATCCATGCCTCACCCCAGTGATTGAATATATGTATATTTGCATATGTTGTCTATGTCATGATTGCAGGATTCAAATCTAGGATCACATTATTAAAGATAATATTAACTTggtaagatgtaaccctaaccctaacttgttgcaattgtgattctagggcaaattAGGAAGGGGGCATTACATTACACGCCTCAATCCTCACTATGAGGGCGAGATCATTATCTTGAGGGAGATCAAAGTCAAACCCTAGGAGGGGCCCAAGTCACAGTCAGGTTTTAGTTCTCACAGCTGCAATTAGCAGTGAATCATGTATCGTCTGTGAATAGTTTCTCTATTAATCTTGAGATTGTTTAAGATCTACCTATTTGCAAGTGGGATTGAGTTATTATTTATCTCTGTATGAACCTAAATGCTAGCAATAGTGACTACATACCTAAGTTTGATCTTTTAAAACAGATTTGTTTCAAATCATAGTTATAATCTTAAGGGTCATTCCAAGGCAAAACCCCTCATGGGGATTTAGGGGTGGAACCCCCAACAAGGGAGTGGATAAACGCACCTTGTGAGGATTTTGTCATATCCCCTATATTGTAAACAATAAATTGTATTTATATATATTGATGTATCAATTTATTCAAATTGAAAACCGATATGAATCTTTAAAACAATTAATCAATATATAAAGATATTTCAGAGCCTATCATTATCTATTTATTTTCCttaattatattacatatatattacttgtattttaattatattacatatatattacTTGTAtgtattaataaacaatagataaaaaatttataattaacAATAAATCAAATCAGAAAATAATGAAAACCACCGAttgtaataaataataaatactaactaaaataaataatgaatcgCCGGGTGAGGCTCGAACTTTGGGAAGAGACTCCACTATAGGCAAGATATGTGGCTTTTAAGACAGCCATTGGGTTCTACTTAAGGGAAAAAACAATGACAAAAGGAAAGGCATCGAAGGCTTAAAAAAGGAGTTTGGTCAAACTAAGACCGGAAAGGCAGTAACCGATTCTCATTGGTAAGTATTGATCACCATCTATTagataaattcagaactttattaagttacaggcagtaacatccctgttcttggtggtatgcatggagatgtgcttaatatgcatgcttaatatatgaagcatgATAATGTTATTATGCagaatttattaataataatatagactgcaatacgtatgacagtcatatttaatttcattactGTGGCAGACCAGATCTTACACACATCAGATCTGTCTGCCATTGCAGACACAATTATAATAAAAACTAATGATTTCAGACAGCAATGGTAATTTATATAGTAGGTAATTACCAAATATATTGgtaatataattatttataaatatatatatatagattcaaATCAGAATAAGGATAATAGAATTATCTATGAAAATGATGTTAGCAAGATTTATATgtgcttaatatatatatatatatatgtgtgtcttATCTCGTAATCAATCAAAGGAATGAATGGAGGAAGTACGTTAGGGAATTGCAGTTTACCAGTTCTCCCAAgctaagtaggccaccccaagggatggaattgtcaTAGTGGGACGTTCCTACCTCTTGTGGGCCGAGAGGTGAGTTGTCATAGTGGGATGCTGCGcgctcttgggcttagttgggTTGAATACTTTACAGGTGCCCTCACAAGGCTTTTCTACCAAACTAAACTATGATTGAATATGGGTAGAAAGACATTTTTATCATTCTATGTAATATATTTGCTATTAATCCATGTATTTATTTGTCTATTCCTAAGTTTATTGAATGACTAGATGAAGTTActcttatatattaaaaaaaagataAACTATATTGTGTTATTACTAATTTAGGGAAAAATTCAGGTAATCACaagttggggacattacagattTGAAGGTAGAgccctgttgtgacctttttcacacatcaccccattgagaatggggaccctCACATTTCCTACTTTCTAGGGTTTTTTGTTACTGTCCCCTGGCCTTCCACTTCAGTTTTGCTCAGTTCTGTCAAGTTTTAAACGGTTTGAGTCTtaaggattgaaagttagtttttgcaagccaagtgataacagagtctagacaccgtcaaagtgcctaaaaaggccaaaggacgaagaacaCAATTGATTTGAACAAAttcggacaactttctatttttggaaagttttctttttgcttttttctattttttaggaagttttgtttttggcatttttagctcgATCCCCaggatggctatttttagaaagttttccttattttttagggatgtctgctttttgctttttcggagtgGGGACCTAGAATTTGCACTGGTACCACTCACCTGCATCAATCGCAATCAGAaaatttcaagttttgacccaaaaaactaagttcctagattttaggggtcaTGGCGCTTTGGATGGGTTCCCTAAGTATGGATTTCAAATATCATGTTAATCTGGCTAAAATTGAAGAAGttatcaaattttgaagttttccaagtttttttttttctttctctggCTAATCACATTTGGTGTCAAATGTTATGTCAGGAACTCCCAAAAGTCCTCCCCATGATGGAGAGGGAGATTCACAAAGTCCACCATGGAGGAGAGATGgaaaaagtccgcccaaggtgcaaGTGCAATGGTACCTCAAGCTTCACAAAGTCCGCCCTACTCTTGATAGCATTGGAGCATGAGTGAAAAAGTTTGCCCTCCAAAGTGCACATGTTTcttaaagtccgcccaagatgaagTATAAGTGTCATGAACTCCAAAAAGCCCGCCCTACTCTTCAAATCATGGTGCAAGGAAGCAAGGAAGTCCGCCCTCCTAAGATCATGAATCAAACAAGGTCCGCCTTGCAATGAAATGTTAAGGTTTCTAAACCTTCTTAAAGTCGGCCCTAAGGTGAGATAAGAAGCAAGTAAATGGTGCATAAGTCTAACCAAGTCCACCTTGAGGGAGATTTGAAGACCAAGTGCATAAGGCAAGGAAAGTCCGCCTAGGACTAGTTTGCATTGATGAATGAAAGGCATGAAGTCCGCCTTCCTAATTGGGAAGAGAACAAGTAAAGTCCGCCCTACAACTTATGGAAGTAACACTCAAGGACAGTCCGCCTAGAGGTGTGTGAGCATGGTCAAGGTAACAAGCAAGTCCGCCCTCATGGTGTGTGCAAGGGTATCAAGTATTTCCAAGTCCGCCCTCACCTTGGTGCACAACCTAAGTGAAGTCCGCTCAAATGAAGAAGAATGGAAAGAACCAATGAAATCCGCTTTGAGGAgagaaatttgattaatttaaaatGCAAAGTGCACATGTTTGATAAAGTCTGCCTTATGCTGCAAAGACAAAGTTCCTAAGTGCTGTCAAGTCCGCCCCATGCTGCAGATGAAAGGGCTCCTAAGTGTGAAGAACTCCGCCCAAGGTGATTAATGATGGATCACAACCTAAGTAAAGTCCGCCCTAGGGAGAAGGAAGTAGCATGTGGATGGTGCTTGAtccctccaaagtccgccctatcTCAATTAAAAGTTGAAACaa
This genomic stretch from Cryptomeria japonica chromosome 8, Sugi_1.0, whole genome shotgun sequence harbors:
- the LOC131069300 gene encoding uncharacterized protein LOC131069300 isoform X4, which translates into the protein MSTAETNLCLDGDLENQSFSRPMIDDGAIDSSSGKETTFSLNKEGSSQSVSAGDRSNNVNLQLTCFTEEAHDVTLHFQIISLSKQNNTVSITSLLGGGADSTGAGIAHRLVLRTGLNIILACNIPKGSPMLEAHAERILIQKLNSLGYSKDECKRRSPVSVT
- the LOC131069300 gene encoding uncharacterized protein LOC131069300 isoform X5; this encodes MSTAETNLCLDGDLENQSFSRPMIDDGAIDSSSGKETTFSLNKEGSSQSVSAGDRSNNVNLQLTCFTEEAHDVTLHFQIISLSKQASNGDLGVGKSSQIKDDLLQSSIERMAFFDQTSTRATSSNLALQGQVHQHPAHQRQKKSEQRAR